GCCGTCGGTCACAACCATCGTCATCGGCCCCTTCAGAGGCTCGGCGGCCGAAGTCATCAGCTTGCCCGCACGCACATACAACGTCTTTGCGGGCGCATCAGCGGCATATGCGATGCCGGAGGCAAGAGTAGAGGAGAGAGCAAACATTGCAGCAGCCTGTATCTTCATCATCGTCACAGCTCCTTGGAATAAGAAACAAAATAAGTAACAAAAATTGGACTTACTTCCCCACTCCAGCGACAACCTTCCCTTTGAAGACCACAGCCTTCGTCTTTTTCACCACGGAGATATCCGTCGTCGGATCGCCATCAAGCGCCACGAAGCTGGCCTCTTTGCCCACCTCCAGCGTTCCCATATCGCTCCAGCCCGCCAGGGCCGCGCCGTTGATCGTCCCGGCGACCAGCGCCTGCTGCGGTGTTGCGCCGTACTTCACCATCGTCATCATCTCGTCAAGCACCGTGCCGCCGCCCGGCTCGTACGACATATCAGACCCCGCACACATCTGCGGAGCCATGCCATTCTTCAGCCCCAGCCTGAAGCTGGGAAAGTGCGTGCCCGCCAGGGCCTTGCCCTTGCGCACAAAGTAGTCCGGCCCGGTCTCTCCGCCCAGCACAATGCTGTCGACGATATACACCGTCGGGTCCCACCAGACGTGGTGAGCCTTCATATAGTCGACCGCCTCCTGGTTCAGTTCCGAGGCGTGCTCAATCGAGTCCACACCTGCGTGTAGCGCATCGAGGATCGCGGTCGTATTTTCGTCGTGAGCTGAGACCTTCAGATGCGCCATATGCGCCTGCTCGACGATGACCTTCATCTCCTCAGGAGACAACTGCTCCGCCGTAGGAGAATCCAGCGGAGAGCCTACACCGCCCGACGCCATGATCTTGATGACCTTCGCGCCGTACTTGATCTGTAGATGCACCGCTTTCTCCGCATCCTCGGTCGAACTGATGAAGCCCTGCAACGGCGTGTAGTAAGCATCCTGCGGAATCGTCGCCGGATACGAGAAGCTATCGCCATGCCCCGCCGGAATGGAGATAGCATGACCGGCAGGCAACACATGCGGTCCCACCACCGTGCCCTCGTCGATAGCATCGGCCAGCGCCACGTCGATGAACCCATCCGACCCCAGCACCCGCACCCCCACCACGCCGGAGGTGATCGCATACTTCATCGCCTTCTGCGCGCGCAGCGTCTGCAGCCCGTAGGAGACGTTGTTCCCCAGAGCCCTCGGCCCTGTCCAGAGGTGAATGTGCGAGTCGATGAAGCCCGGCATGACCGTGTACTTCGAAAGATCGACCTCCTCGGCCCCCTGCGGCACGGGCAGCGCGTCTCCGATCGCAGAGATCCGCCCGTCGGTCACGATCATCGTCGTCGGCCCCTTCAGCGGATCGGAGGCAGAGGTCATCAGCTTACCGGCACGTACATAAAGAGTCTTTGAGGGAGGCTCGGCGGCAAAGGCAAAGCCCGTCGTCAAGATGGCGGCAAGAGCAAGTGCAACAGCGGCGTTCCGATTCATGGACAAATCCTTAGGTATCTGCCTGTTCCAATTCAAAGAGGACAGATCCGCAAGCCGAGAAAGCACGCGGATCGGACCTGCACGACGGAAGAAAAAACTCCTCCGCGACGCATCCATCCAGACAAAGTTTTGATATGCAGAGAGCATACCTCAGAGTGGACGGCAATGAGAAAACCCGCGCCAACTACCGCGCATAGTAGCCATCCTGCGGGTCTGCACCCGCCTCCTGATCAGGTTGACATCAGGTTAAATTGGTATTAGAACCTAACCCAGAGCTTAAGCCCTACAATTTGTCTTCGTCCCCTCCGCGCGCCCGAGAACCCCTTCCAGGGGAGAACGGCTCGTCTACGCCTGCCGACGTGACCCGCCACTCTTCCCTCCAAACCAGCACAAAGATGGGAGTCTTCCCCTGCCAATGAACGTTCGTTCTGTGTTGCTTTCACGTCCTGAATCCCGCGGACGCCTCGTTGCTCTCGCCGCCATTCTGCTGCTGCCCTCCGCCGCGGCTATCGCGCAAACGCCCGCCCAGACACCCGCCGCGATCCTCGCCCGCCCCGACGTCCAGAAGGCCATGGAGGTCATCAAGGCCAGCGAGCCGCACTTCATCGACGAGCAGGTCCGCATCAGCGAGATCCCCTCTTCGCCCTTCAAGGAAGACGTCCGCGGTGCGGAACTGGCCCGCCTCTTCAAGGCCGCCGGGCTTGTAAACGTCCGCACCGACAAGGCCGGTAACGTCCTCGGCGACCGCCCCGGCACCCAGCCCAAGCCGCACCTGGTTATCGCCGCCCACCTCGACACCGTCTTCCCCCCGGGCACCGACTTCCACGTCAAGCGCACCGGCAACATCCTGGCCGGGCCCGGCATCGGCGACGACACTCGCGGCCTCGCCTGCCTGCTCGCCGTCATCCACGCCATGCAGGAGACCAAGCTCAAGACCACCGGCACCGTCACCTTCGTCGCCAACGTGGGCGAAGAGGGCCAGGGCGACCTGCGAGGCATGAAGGAGCTATTCGGCAACACCCTCAAGGACCAGATCGACTACTTCATCTCGGTCGAGCCGGGTCCCGTCGAGCGCGTCTCGAACGGAGCCGTCGGCAGCTACCGTTATAAGGTCACCGTCACCGGCCCCGGCGGCCACAGCTACGGAGCCTTCGGCCTCGCCAACCCCATCCAGGCCATCAGCCGCATGGGCGCGCACATCGATGAGATGCAGGTTCCCACCGATCCCAAGACCACCTTCAACATGGGCACCGTGGGCGGCGGCACCTCGGTCAACTCCATTCCCTTCTCGGCCTGGTTCGAGTACGACGAGCGCTCGCCCGACAGCAAAGCTCTCGACGCCGTGGACGCGCAGTTCAAGGCCGCGGTCCAGAAGGGTCTCGACGAGGCCAACGCCCGCTGGCACGACAAGGGCAAGCTCTCGGTCAAGATCGACACCATCGGCGTCCGCCCTGCCGGAACCACCCCGATCGACTCCGACATCGTGCAGATCGCCACCGGCTCCATCGCGGCGCTGGGCTACGGCAAGGCCGCCTACGGAACCAGCTCCAGCGACTCCAACATCCCCTGGCACATGGGTATTCCGGCAGTAACGCTCGGGGGCGGCGGCAAGTCCACCGGCGCCCACTCACTGGGCGAGACCGAAGACGTCACCGACTCCTACAAGGGACCACAAAACGCGCTTCTCATCATTCTGTCGATCCTCAAGTGATCCGAACCCAACCAGCCACGAAGTGAACCAATGCTTCGTGGCTTTATCCTGAACCGGCTTTCTATCCCGCACCTTTCCACGCAGCAAAATCAAACCGCAGGAGACACCATGGAACTGAAGAGCTTCAGCATCAACCGCCGCGAGTTCCTCCAGGGAGCTACCGCCACCGCCGCCGTACTGGCCGCCACCGAAGGCCGCGCCTTCGCCCAGAACCCCGATATGGCCGCCGTCGTCGCGCAGATCGCCACGCAGCACGACGCCACCGTCAAGATCCTTCAGGACTGGATCGCCCTACCCTCCATCGCCGCCGAGAACCGCAACTACCCCGAAGGCCCCGAGTACATGGCCAAGCTCGCCCGCGAGGCCGGTTTCCAGCACGTCGAGGTCGTCCCCACCGCCGGTAAGTCCGGCGTCTTCGCCACGCTGGACGCGGGCGCGCCCACATGGCTGGCCATCTACTTCATGTACGACGTCAAGCAGTTCGACCCGAAGGAGTGGTCCTCTCCTCCGCTCGAGGCCAAGCTCGTCGACAAGCCCGGCATCGGCAAGTGCATCGTCGGCCGCGGAGCCACCAACTCCAAGGGCCCTGAGACCGCCGTTCTCGCCGCCCTGCACGCCTTCAAGGCCTCCGGCAAGAAGCTGCCGGTCAACATAGTCCTTATCTGCGAGGGTGAAGAGGAGATCGCCTCGCCCAACTTCCACGAGATCGTCTTCAAGTCCGAGGTCGAGGCCGCGCTCAAGAAGTGCGTCGGCGTCATGATCCCACTCGGCAGCCAGTCTCTCGACGGCTCGGTCGAGATCAATCTCGGAGCCAAGGGCGTGGCCGAGCTGGAGCTGGTCTCGAGCGGCGAGAAGTGGGGCCGCGGTCCCAAGCACGACGTCCACTCCAGTCTCGAAGCGCAGGTGGACAGCCCCGTCTGGCACCTCATCCAGGCTCTCAACACCCTCGTCAAACCCGACGGCCACACCCCTGCCGTCGAGGGCTTCCTCGACAAGGTCCGCCCCCTGAGCGCGACCGAGAAGAAGATCATCGAGGATGCCATCCCCCGCCGCAGCGAGGAGGGCAGCAAGAAGGCCCTCGGCGTCGAGCACTGGTTCAACGACGAGTCCTGGCACGACTCGCTCTACCGCCTGGTCGGCCAGCCCACCATCAACATCGAAGGCCTGGTCGCGGGCTACACCGGACCCGGCGGCAAGACCATCCTGCCCCACCGCGCCGTCGCCAAGATCGACATGCGCCTGGTCCCCGACATGACCGCCAAGGGCACCGTCGAGCTGCTCAAGGCCCACCTCGCCAAGCACGGCTTCGGCGACATCGAGGTCAACATGTCCGGCGGCTACGACCCCACCGAGACCGACCCCAACTCCAAGCTGGTCAAGGCCCAGATCGCCGCCTACCGCAAGGCGGGCATCGACCCGCTGGTCTGGCCGCGTCTGGCTGGCTCGTGGCCCGGCGTCACCTTCACCGGAGCGCCGCTCCACCTCGCCGCCGGTCAGTTCGGCCTGGGCCACGGCGACGGAGCCCACGCCCCGGACGAGTACTGGGTCATCGACTCGGCCAACCCCAAGGTCGCGGGCATGGACGGAGCCGTAAAATCCTACGTCGAGTTCTTCTACTCGTTAGCCTAAAATCACAACAACCACGGGCCCCATTCAGCATCGTCATCGCTGAATGGGGTCTTTGTGAAGCAAAGTCTTCTTCAACCTGCTGCCTCCCCCAAAGGACTCCATGCGCAAACTCACCGCCGCCCTCACGCTCCTTTCGACCACCGCCTTCGCCCAGGCTCCTGTGGCCCCAACCGCGCCGCTTCGCGGCTACACGCCCGAGCACTCCACGCAGGAACTTTCCTGGGAGCAGAAGTACCGCGCCATCCCCGACGCCGCCCGCGTCCGCGAGAACATGCGCCGCCTCTCCGCGCGTCCGCACCACGTCGGCTCGCCCTATGACAAGGACAATGCCGAGTGGATCCTCGCCCAGCTCAAGAGCTACGGCCTCGACGCCAAGATCGAGGAGTTCACGACTCTCTTTCCCACTCCAAAATCGCGTCACCTTGAGCTTCTCGGCCCCACCAAGTTTGTAGCCAAGCTGGACGAGCCGGTCCTCTCCATCGACCCAACAACCAACCAGAAAGCCGAGCAGCTCCCCACCTACAACGCCTACTCCGCCGACGGCGACGTCACCGCTCCGCTCGTCTACGTCAACTACGGCGCGCCCTCCGACTACGAGGAGCTGGAGCGCATGGGCGTCTCGGTCAAGGGAGCCATCGTGCTGGCCCGCTACGGCCAGACCTGGCGCGGCATCAAACCCAAGCTAGCCGCCCAGCACGGCGCAGTCGGCTGCCTCATCTTCTCCGACCCCCAGCAGGACGGCTACGGGCAGGGCGGCACCTTCCCCGACGGCCCCATGCGGCCAGCCGACGGCGCCCAGCGCGGCTCGGTCCTCGATCTCCCCGTGCAGCCCGGTGATCCCCAGTCGCCCAACGTCGGAGCGACTGCCAGCACCAAGCTCCTCCCGCTTGACCAGGTCACCTCAATGATGAAGATCCCGGTCATGCCCATCTCCTACGCCGACGCGACGCCGCTCCTCAAGGCCCTCGGCGGCCAGGTCGTCCCGGCCTCCTGGCGCGGCGGCCTGCCCATCACCTACCGCTCCGGCCCCAGCGAGGTCAAGGCCCACTTCTCGCTCGCCTTCAACTGGGACCGCAAGCCCCTCTACGACGTCGTGGCCACGATCCCCGGCGCGACCTATCCCGACCAGTGGGTCGTGCGCGGCAACCACCACGACGCCTGGGTCAACGGAGCGGAAGACCCGCTGAGCGGAGCCAGCGCCGAGCTGGAAGAGGCGCGCGGTCTGGGCGAGCTGCTCAAGCAGGGCTGGAAGCCCGCCCGCACCATCATCTACACCTGGTGGGACGGCGAAGAGCCGGGCCTCCTCGGTTCGACCGAGTGGGTCGAAGCCCACGCCGATGAGCTGAAGCAGCACGCCGTCGCCTACTTCAACTCCGACGGCAACAGCCGCGGCTTCTTCCGCGCCGAGGGCACGCACTCGCTCGAGGCCTTCATCGACGGCGTCACCAAGGACATCGAAGACCCCGAAACCAAAATGTCCGTCTGGAAGCGCGCCCGTCTCGCCTCCACTGCCCGCGCCACACCGGAGCTTCGCGCCGCGCTACGTGGCCACGGCGACACCGCCATCCCCGCTCTCGGCTCCGGCTCCGACTACACCGCCTTCATCGACCACCTCGGCATCGCCAGCCTCAACATCGGCTTCGGCGGTGAAGACGTGGGCGGCGGCCAGTACCACTCCATCTACGACGACTTTTACTGGTATTCGCACTTCATGGATACCGACTTCGTCTACGGCCGCGCGCTCGCCCAGACGGCCGGAATCATGTCCATCCGCATGGCCGACGCCGACGTCGTCCCCTACCAGTTCAACGACTTCGCCGACACCATCCACACCTACGTCTCCGAGGTAAAGAAGCTGGCCGACACCATCCGCACCGCCACCCGCGAGCGCAACGCCGACATCGCCGACGGCGTCTACAAGGCCCTCTACGATCCCAAGAAGACGATGGTGCCGCCGTCTGTCGAGAAGGTTGCGCCCTACCTGAACTTCGCCCCGCTCGACCAGGCATCCGACGACCTGACCGCCGCCGCAGCAGCCTACGAGAAGGCCTTCATGGCTCATCCCAACCCGTCCGTTAACACGCAGCTCATGCAGTCCGACCGCGTCCTCATCGACCCGGCTGGCCTGCCCAACCGCCCCTGGTTCCAGAACATGATCTACGCGCCCGGCTTCTACACCGGCTACGGCGTCAAAACACTGCCCATGGTCCGCGAGGCCATCGAGCAGAAGGACTGGGACTCCGTCGATAACGCCATCACCCGTACCGCCGCAGCGGTCGAGCGTGAGGTCGCGGTCCTCAAGGCCGCCACCCAGGCACTCGGCAACTAAGCAACAACGGAAGCACGAAAACCCCATGTCTCGACTCAGAGGCATGGGGTTTTTCATTATGCACACCTTACAACCGCTTCCCGAGTTATTCTGAAGTCACATCCCCACAACTCAGTTCCATTGGTTACTTCCTAAGGAGTGCTCCATGAACGCAAGACACCTCTCTCTCGGCCTGCTCGCAGCGATCGCCGTTCAGGCGACAGCACAGGCCCCGGCTACTGCACCAGTCGACCCCATCAAGCAGCAGATCCTCAAAGAGGTCCAGGGCAACGCCAAGCTCGTACAGGTCATGAACGACACCATCTTCAGCTTCGGCGAGCTGGGCTTCCAGGAGTTCGAGACCTCCAAGTACCTCGTCGACATCCTCGAGAAGAACGGCTTCACCGTGGAAAAAGGCATCGCGGGCATCCCCACCGCCTTCATGGCCACATGGACCAACGGCACCGGCGGCCCCACCATCGCTCTCGGCTCGGATATCGACTGCATCCCCCAGGCCTCGCAGAAGCCCGGCGTCGCCTACCACGACCCCATCATCCCCGGCGCTCCCGGCCACGGCGAAGGCCACAACTCCGGCAACGTGGTCAACATCGTCGGCGCTCTCGCGGTCAAAGACGTCATGATTAAGAACCACATCCCGGGCACCATCAAGATCTGGCCCGGCGTAGCCGAAGAGCTGGTCGGCACCAAGGCTTACTACGTCCGCGACGGCTACTTCAAGGGCGTCGATGACGTCCTCTTCTCGCACGTCGGCGACAACCTGGGCACCTCTTACGGCGGCTTCACCAACAACGGCCTCGTCTCCATCCAGTACAACTTCCACGGCGAGTCCGCCCACGCCGCCGGTGCTCCCTGGCGCGGCCGCTCCGCCGTCGATGCCGTCGAACTGATGGACGTGGGCTGGAACTTCCGCCGCGAGCACCTGCGCCTGCAACAGCGTTCGCACTACGTCATCACCAACGGCGGCGACCAGCCCAACGTCGTCCCCCAGACCGCTTCCGTCTGGTACTACTTCCGCGAGGCCGACTACGAACACATCAAGGGCCTCTGGGACGCCGGTAACGACATGGCCAAGGGAGCGGCGCTCATGACCAAGACCACCTGGGATTCGACCCTGCTGGGCACCGCCTGGCCGGGCCACTTCAACAAGGCCATCGCCGAGGACTCCACCGCCAATGCCAAGCTGGTCGGCCTGCCCAAGTGGTCGGACGACGACCAGACGCTGGCCAAGGCTATCCAAAAGGAGCTGAAGGTTCCCGAGAAGGGCCTGGCCGTGAAGCTCGACGAGCTGAAGCCCGCAGCCGATCCTGAGAAGTTCTACGGCGGCGGTTCGGACGATATTGGTGACATTAGCTGGGCCGTGCCGACCATCGTACTGCGTTATCCGGCCAACATCCCCAACATGCCCGGCCACAACTGGGCCAACGCCATCGCCATGGCCACGCCTATCGCGCACAAGGGCGTGCTGGCCGGAGCCGAGGTGCAGGCGCTCAACCTCTACGACCTGATGACCAAGCCGGAGCTGCGCAAAGCGGCTAAGGAGTACTACGACAACGTCCAGACTAAGGACGTGAAGTACATCCCCTTCGTCCGCGCCACGGACAAACCGGCCATCTGGCTCAACAAGGCCACGATGGACAAGTACCGGCCCGAGATGAAGAAGTACTACTACGACTCGACCAAGTACTCCACGTACCTCGAGCAGCTCGGCATCAAGTACCCCACGGTCCGCGACGCCAACACTCCGGCCGCTCCGGCAGCCGCCACCAGCGAGGACGAGGACGACAGCGGCAGCTCGATCCGCTAACGTCCGCAACAACCACCAAAGAGGAGATGCCCACAAGGCACCTCCTCTTTTTTGCTTTTGCCCGTTCTTTTGGTTGTCATTCAGGAGCGAAGCGGAGGAATCTGCTTCTGTCTTTGCTGTTGCCGTTGCTTCTGAGGTAGGTCCGGGCTTTAGCCCGGACATTAAAACTCGCCCCAGACGCGGGCTTTAGCCCCCGGGGTATGCTTTCTTCACTCGGCCACAGAAGCAACAGCAAAAGCGCCCTAACGCCGGGCGGGCGGCACTTCGTGCTGTTCTCAACGCTACGCGTAAAGACAAAAAGGGGAGACGCTCAAAGAGCGTCTCCCCTTCTTACAACCAACAACCTACTTCAGTTCCACAGGAGTCGCCGGACCATACAGCAATCCATTGAACAGGAACTTGAAGGTGGAATGCGGCTGGCCACGGAACGTAATCTCCGGTCCAAACAGCAGCACCTTCCCCTTCCCGACGTTCGCCTGAGCCACAGCCACAGTATTGTTCAGATACTGCTGACCCCACGCCCAGCCGCTATCCAGCAGATCGCCGCCGCCGTACCACGCAATCGTCTTCACACCCTTCTTCGGAGCATCCGGATTCAGCCGAAACGCCGGGCTGCGATCGAAGAAGACATCCACCTTATCCGGCATACCATAGCCAACCGGGCTGTCCGTATCCACCTGCGTCCGCAGCAGCGTACCGGGGATGTAGAACTTCTCGCCCGAGAGGTTCATGGGCTTACCCTTGACGATCTCCGTCTCGGCGCTCGAGATCGGCAGCTTCAGGTAGTCGTAGATACCGGCGCTCGAGCTTCCAATCGCCAGAATTGTACCACCCTCCTCCACAAACTTCTGGAGCTGAGGAACAGTCTTCTCGCGGGTGATGTGACCGAGCCACGGCCGGAACTCAGCCGGGATCGACTCCGCAGCAGGCTGCGTGTTGCGGTTGTTCGCCAGGCTGTCGCGCCCCGGCAGCGAGATAGCGCCATCGGAGAAGACGATGTCGTCATACTTCGCCTTCAAGTCGCCCGCGTCCAGAACCTGCGGGTGGATAACCTCGAACGGGAACTCGAACTGCTCCATCAGCCAGCGTATCCAGCCCGAGGGCATCAACCCGCCGTACTGGTCGTACAGGCCGATCTTCTCCTGGTGCAATTGCAGAGCCTCACCCGTGGGCCGCGTGGTAACCGCGGTCGCATTGACGCCAAGCTCCTTGGCGGAGGTCTCAAGGATCTTCTGCGCCTCAGCCGTGTACGGAATCCAGAGAGTGCCGGTGCTGGTGCTCTTGACCGGAACCGTGACCGAGGGGCTCAGCCAGTAGACCTTCTGGTTGGCCTTCAGGAGCCGGTTGGTCAGCGTAAACGCATCGTTGTAGGAGTGGCTCACGAGATATCCAGCGGGCTTGGCCGGTCCGGTGATGACGCCCGGAATCGGCTGCGCCAGATCGGTCGTGATCTTGGCGAACGGCCCCGAGAAGCCGTCCAGCTCACGGTCGAACTGCACGCCCATCTGGAAGGCAAGCGTCCAGCCGGTAGCGTCGTACGGACGGACCGGCGGGCCACCCGGATAAGCAAAGTCGTTCGGGTGATCCTGCGGCTCGAAGAGATCGAGCACGTGCGGACGATAGGCCTGGTTGCACATCACCACGTAGGAACCCTTCGGGTAGCTCTTGCCCGCGACGGTGAAATCAGAGGTCGCCTGTTCGATCTCGACACCGCTCTTCATCAGCGCGTTGACGAACTTGGTCGCCGTGGGGAAGTCGGGCTGATCGGCCGGGATGATGAAGCCACGCGGATCGCGCTTGGCCGGATCATGCAGGATGGTGTTGTAAAGATCGGGCGGAGCGACTATCGCCTCCTCGAAAGGGTTATCCGAGCGGCGGGCCGAGGCAGGCTTGGCCTTGTCGGCAGCCTCATTCAGCGCGGTAATCCGCTTCGGCGTCACAGTCCACGAGTCCTGGTTGCCACGCTCGATGGAGTTCTTGCCCATCCGGTAGGTGTCATAGAGCAGGTGTGCCTTCTCGCGCGAGGCGTAGTCGAGCACAGCCCAGTTATTAGTCTGCTCGTAGTCGATGGACTGGCGATAATGCCAGATCTGTGGCTTCACCGGGAAGGGCAGATCGTTGGTCGGCAGTTGGCGCGTGGGCACTAGAGGAAGCTGCATCGGCGTGGGGCTGCCGATGATCTCGGTCAGCAGACCGGTCATGTTGTGGAAGTAGGTGACCGTGCGCAGTCCGCCGTTGTACCAGGTGGAGTAATTGGCCGCGCTGCGCATACCCGAACCCGGCTTGTTCTCCTCGATCAGGCGCTCGTGCATAGCCGCACCGACCGCCTCGATCTTCATCACGATCAGCGGATCGAAGTGGTAGTTGAATGGATCGCGGAAGGGCGGCATGAAGATGACCGCGCCTTCGGGACCGGTCTGATGGTGGTTGTACATGATCTGCGGATACCACGTCCGGAAGAGAATCCGGCTGATGTTGATGGTCTCCGGCATGTTGTTCATGTAGAAGTCACGGTTGTCGTCGTGGCCCACGTACTTGTGCCACAGGCGCGGCGTACCGGCGTCGTTGCGGCCGTTCATGGCGCGCTTCTCGGGCACAGGCTCGCGCATGTACCAGTCGGCGACGAGGTCCATACCGTCGGGATTGTCGAGCACGCAGAGTACGATATCGTCGTTCAGGATGCGCAGCGTCTCCGGGTCGGTCTTGCTATTGAGGCCGTAGACGGTCTCAACGATCTGCTGCGAGCCGACGGTCTCACCGGCGTGCAGTCCGCCGTCGATCCAGATGACGGCCTTGCCCTCCTCCGAGAGCTTATGCGCCTCTTCGTCGGTCAGGTTTTCGGCCCGCGCCAGCTTCTCGGAGATCTCACGATAGTGATCCAGCTTGGCGATATTCTCGGGCGACGAGATGATAGCCATCAACTGACGGCGGCCCTCCGCAGTCGGCCCGATATCCACCAGCTTCATGCGGTCCGACTCCTTGGCCAGCGTCTGCCAGTACTTGGTCAGTTGCACGTAGTTGGCCATGTGATAGTCGTCGCCGATGTTGAACCCAATCGACTCTTTGGGCGTCGTGATCTTGCGCGGCGCATCGGTCTGCGCGACGCTCGCTTGCACGGCGGCCAGGGCCAGTCCTGCCAGGGGCAAAAGCATCCTATGCTTCTTCATTCCGGGGTAGCTCCTTCACAACGAGTTAAGAAAACGAGTTAGAAAAAGTAAGTCGTGGGAAACAATAAGTGCTTGTTACTTGACCTCGTGATCCGGATGCAGGTACTTGGCCAAAAACAAGTAGATCTCGTGGCGCGATTCGAGCGCCAGCGGCGAGTCCATGCGATTGAAGTAGTGACCTCCCGGCGCATTCTCGTAGATCTTGTAATCGAACTTCTTCCCCTCGGCCTTGAACGCCTGAATCAGGTGCTCCACCTCAAGGAAGTTCACGTCCTCATCGTTGGTATTGGTATGCACCAGCAACGGAGTGTCTAACTCCTTCACATGGTTCACCGGCGAACGCTTGCGGTATTCCTGAATGTCGTCGTGCACCGACTCGCCCAGGTGATATGGGGCTGAGTAGATCTGGCGATAGGCCTCGGTCTCATAGCCCATGCGCGCCACCAGGTCGCTCACCGGCACACCCGCATAAGCCACCGCATAGTCATGCGGATGCGCGAAGATGTTCATCAGCGTAATCAGGCCGCCGTGGCTCCAGCCCACGATGCCCACACGCTTCGGATCGAGGAAGCTATAGCGGTCGAGCATCCACTTCATGCCCAGGTACACATCATCGACCTCGCGGCCACCGTAGTCGATGTCCTCATAGTAGCCCTGGCCGTAGCCGGTGCTGCCGCGATAGTCCGTCGCCACAATGGTGTATCCCTGCTGCAGCAACTCGCGGATCTGGTGCGCGTCGATCGTGGTGTCGAGGCTCTGGTGCACGCCCTGATGAACATAGACGATCAGCGGCTGCTTCTTCGACCGGTCCAGATTCTTCGGGATAAACGTGTACACATGAATGATGAGCGGGTTAGTCGCTCCGGGCTGCTTCGGGTGCAGGGGATGCGCCGGGGGCAGGCCGCCGTACTCACTCTTGTCGATCTCGGCGATATCGCCGACCTTCTGATACCAGAGCAGGTCGTCGATTCTCTTAAGCACCTGGTCCTGTCCGGCGTTCGCCCCCCGCTCCACAGGAGCAGGCGCAGCAGCCGCAGCTCCACGAGCCGGCCCCGCATTCTGAGCCGACGCTTGAAATCCGGCTGCGAACAAAAGACTGGAAGCAAGAAGGAGAGGGAGGAAAACCCTGGGCTTGCGTGAAACGCAGATCCTACGTTCCCCAGAAGTTGGGATGAACATGATTCGATATGCTCCTTGAGGGCCCTGATTGTAAGTCGATTGAGACTCCAACTATACGTCATTCGTGATTTCAGAAACAGGCTAAATCGCTACATGCGGACGATTAGCGTACAACCCGTCGCCTTTCAGCACCTTCTACAAAAAGCTCTGCCCCACACCTGCTTCTATCTCGCCGTGGATGCAGTACTTTCGCGTACTATCAAAATCAAATCACCTACATCCCTGAGGTAAGCAAACCTATGGAACAGATAAGTCGACGCCAGTTCATGTATCTGGGCACGGCTCTCGGTGCAGTCTCCGCCTTGGATCATGGCAGCACGCTCGCGTGGGCAGCCGATACGCCCGACCAGCTCGTCACTCTCAGTCTCGCCCAGGCATCGCGCCGCCTGCACGCGCGCGAAATTACCTCCGTTGAACTAACTCGCGCCTACCTGGACCGTATCGCCGTCTATAACCCCAAGCTCAACGCCTTCATCACCGTTATGCACGAAGAGGCGCTGGCCCAGGCCGAGTTACTCGACAAAGAAGCCAAGGCCGGTCACTTCCGCGG
This is a stretch of genomic DNA from Granulicella sp. WH15. It encodes these proteins:
- a CDS encoding M20/M25/M40 family metallo-hydrolase, coding for MELKSFSINRREFLQGATATAAVLAATEGRAFAQNPDMAAVVAQIATQHDATVKILQDWIALPSIAAENRNYPEGPEYMAKLAREAGFQHVEVVPTAGKSGVFATLDAGAPTWLAIYFMYDVKQFDPKEWSSPPLEAKLVDKPGIGKCIVGRGATNSKGPETAVLAALHAFKASGKKLPVNIVLICEGEEEIASPNFHEIVFKSEVEAALKKCVGVMIPLGSQSLDGSVEINLGAKGVAELELVSSGEKWGRGPKHDVHSSLEAQVDSPVWHLIQALNTLVKPDGHTPAVEGFLDKVRPLSATEKKIIEDAIPRRSEEGSKKALGVEHWFNDESWHDSLYRLVGQPTINIEGLVAGYTGPGGKTILPHRAVAKIDMRLVPDMTAKGTVELLKAHLAKHGFGDIEVNMSGGYDPTETDPNSKLVKAQIAAYRKAGIDPLVWPRLAGSWPGVTFTGAPLHLAAGQFGLGHGDGAHAPDEYWVIDSANPKVAGMDGAVKSYVEFFYSLA
- a CDS encoding amidohydrolase family protein → MNRNAAVALALAAILTTGFAFAAEPPSKTLYVRAGKLMTSASDPLKGPTTMIVTDGRISAIGDALPVPQGAEEVDLSKYTVMPGFIDSHIHLWTGPRALGNNVSYGLQTLRAQKAMKYAITSGVVGVRVLGSDGFIDVALADAIDEGTVVGPHVLPAGHAISIPAGHGDSFSYPATIPQDAYYTPLQGFISSTEDAEKAVHLQIKYGAKVIKIMASGGVGSPLDSPTAEQLSPEEMKVIVEQAHMAHLKVSAHDENTTAILDALHAGVDSIEHASELNQEAVDYMKAHHVWWDPTVYIVDSIVLGGETGPDYFVRKGKALAGTHFPSFRLGLKNGMAPQMCAGSDMSYEPGGGTVLDEMMTMVKYGATPQQALVAGTINGAALAGWSDMGTLEVGKEASFVALDGDPTTDISVVKKTKAVVFKGKVVAGVGK
- a CDS encoding M20/M25/M40 family metallo-hydrolase, whose translation is MNVRSVLLSRPESRGRLVALAAILLLPSAAAIAQTPAQTPAAILARPDVQKAMEVIKASEPHFIDEQVRISEIPSSPFKEDVRGAELARLFKAAGLVNVRTDKAGNVLGDRPGTQPKPHLVIAAHLDTVFPPGTDFHVKRTGNILAGPGIGDDTRGLACLLAVIHAMQETKLKTTGTVTFVANVGEEGQGDLRGMKELFGNTLKDQIDYFISVEPGPVERVSNGAVGSYRYKVTVTGPGGHSYGAFGLANPIQAISRMGAHIDEMQVPTDPKTTFNMGTVGGGTSVNSIPFSAWFEYDERSPDSKALDAVDAQFKAAVQKGLDEANARWHDKGKLSVKIDTIGVRPAGTTPIDSDIVQIATGSIAALGYGKAAYGTSSSDSNIPWHMGIPAVTLGGGGKSTGAHSLGETEDVTDSYKGPQNALLIILSILK